The Haloarchaeobius amylolyticus genome window below encodes:
- a CDS encoding DUF4112 domain-containing protein has product MTDISASHPAVRRTELVASLLDDAIRVPGTNIRIGLDPIVGLLPGVGDAASAAVSLYIVAEAYRAGVPKTTLVRMLANVGIDASVGAIPIVGDAFDAVWKGNRKNVELLKRSLEN; this is encoded by the coding sequence ATGACAGATATCTCCGCGTCACACCCGGCGGTCCGCCGGACCGAACTGGTCGCCTCGTTGCTCGACGACGCCATCAGGGTCCCGGGGACGAACATCCGCATCGGGCTCGACCCCATCGTGGGGCTGCTCCCGGGCGTCGGCGACGCGGCGTCGGCTGCGGTCTCGCTCTACATCGTCGCCGAAGCCTACCGCGCCGGCGTCCCGAAGACGACGCTCGTGCGGATGCTCGCGAACGTCGGCATCGACGCGAGCGTCGGCGCGATACCCATCGTGGGTGACGCCTTCGACGCGGTGTGGAAGGGCAACCGGAAGAACGTCGAGTTGCTCAAACGGTCGCTGGAGAACTGA
- a CDS encoding sensor histidine kinase, with product MSWAREDELLLQYTTDIVTVVDSAGVIRYQSPSIERILEYDREELVGEDALQYVHPDDRGHVERGLQMALEDPETVASLEYRFRHADGSWRWIETVRIEYRDAQRTDELVVSSRDVTERKRQEQRLDAVVSNAHEAIYVKDVDGTYRFINEYGAQFFDMTPEEIVGKTDFDLFDEESARQIQMLDERVLAGEENRITEATQYIDGEEHVFLDNKFPYFDDDGQVRGLVGFSTDITDRKRQQRELAALKEEFETVFENAQAGLVLIDADSGEVFQFQRLNPVVESVFGVRSEEASGRTPREVLGEETGAALEANYRACYERQEPLTFRETLELPGGRRTYQTKLAPVLVGGEVSHIVASKLDVTERERRAEQVEALHGATQRLLEAETEQEIADIAVDAAQRLLGYPMPTVWLVNDEGTELALAAQTSEHRELLLDTETDQPTHPRGDWLWDLFETGETEVFESLAQERLAADVPVDSAIIVPLSDFGVLSCGATEERTFDDSDVTLVTILGQSVATALRELANQRELQRKNEHLEEFTSVVSHDLRGPLTVASLHTELLGDAVESEHLDAIRRSHDQMAALIDDLLTLARQGRSIDELVEVDLESIAREAWENICVNDVDATLAVEGGRTVLADDRRLGQLLENLFRNAVQHATTAPDDGDPSVRVRVGPLDGGFYVTDDGPGIPETERRSVFESGYSTAESGTGFGLAIVKNVAEAHGWDVSVTDGIDGGARFEFTGVELP from the coding sequence ATGAGTTGGGCCCGGGAGGACGAGCTGTTACTCCAGTACACGACGGACATCGTGACAGTCGTCGATTCCGCCGGGGTCATCAGGTACCAGAGCCCTTCCATCGAACGGATCCTCGAGTACGACCGCGAGGAACTCGTCGGGGAGGACGCCCTGCAGTACGTCCATCCCGACGACCGTGGCCACGTCGAGAGGGGGCTCCAGATGGCGCTGGAGGACCCGGAGACGGTTGCGTCGCTCGAGTACCGGTTCCGGCACGCCGACGGCTCGTGGCGGTGGATTGAGACGGTCCGGATAGAGTACCGGGACGCCCAGCGAACCGACGAACTGGTGGTCAGTTCGCGCGACGTGACCGAGCGAAAGCGCCAGGAGCAGCGACTGGACGCCGTGGTCTCGAACGCCCACGAGGCCATCTACGTCAAGGACGTCGACGGAACGTACCGGTTCATCAACGAGTACGGGGCCCAGTTCTTCGACATGACGCCTGAGGAGATCGTCGGCAAGACCGACTTCGACCTCTTCGACGAGGAGAGCGCCAGACAGATCCAGATGCTGGACGAGCGCGTGCTGGCCGGCGAGGAGAACCGCATCACCGAGGCGACCCAGTACATCGACGGCGAGGAGCACGTCTTCCTCGACAACAAGTTCCCGTACTTCGACGACGACGGGCAGGTGCGGGGACTGGTCGGCTTCAGCACGGACATCACGGACCGCAAGCGGCAACAGCGCGAGCTAGCGGCGCTGAAGGAGGAGTTCGAGACGGTCTTCGAGAACGCCCAGGCCGGGCTGGTACTCATCGACGCCGACAGCGGCGAGGTGTTCCAGTTCCAGCGACTCAACCCGGTCGTGGAGTCGGTCTTCGGCGTGCGCAGTGAGGAGGCCAGCGGGCGGACGCCCCGCGAGGTCCTCGGGGAGGAGACCGGGGCGGCCCTCGAGGCGAACTACCGGGCGTGCTACGAGCGACAGGAGCCCCTGACGTTCCGTGAGACGCTGGAGCTCCCGGGCGGGCGTCGGACCTACCAGACGAAACTGGCGCCCGTCCTCGTCGGCGGCGAGGTGAGCCACATCGTCGCCTCGAAGCTCGACGTGACCGAGCGCGAGCGACGCGCCGAGCAGGTCGAGGCGCTCCACGGGGCGACCCAGCGATTGCTGGAGGCCGAGACGGAACAGGAGATCGCCGACATCGCCGTCGACGCGGCCCAGCGACTGCTCGGCTACCCGATGCCGACGGTCTGGCTCGTGAACGACGAGGGCACCGAACTGGCACTGGCCGCCCAGACGAGCGAGCACCGGGAACTCCTGCTCGACACGGAGACCGACCAGCCGACGCACCCGCGTGGTGACTGGCTCTGGGACCTGTTCGAGACGGGCGAGACGGAGGTCTTCGAGTCGCTCGCACAGGAGCGGCTGGCGGCCGACGTCCCGGTGGATTCGGCCATCATCGTCCCGCTTTCGGACTTCGGCGTGCTCTCCTGTGGCGCGACAGAGGAACGGACCTTCGACGACTCGGACGTGACGCTCGTCACCATCCTCGGCCAGAGCGTCGCCACCGCACTGCGCGAACTCGCGAACCAGCGCGAACTCCAGCGCAAGAACGAGCACCTCGAGGAGTTCACGAGCGTCGTCAGCCACGACCTCCGGGGGCCACTGACGGTCGCCAGTCTCCACACCGAGTTGCTGGGCGACGCGGTCGAGAGCGAGCACCTCGACGCGATCCGCCGGTCGCACGACCAGATGGCGGCACTCATCGACGACCTGCTCACGCTCGCCCGGCAGGGCCGGAGCATCGACGAACTCGTCGAGGTCGACCTGGAGAGCATCGCCCGTGAGGCGTGGGAGAACATCTGCGTGAACGACGTGGACGCCACACTCGCGGTCGAGGGCGGCCGCACGGTCCTGGCGGACGACCGCCGGCTCGGCCAGCTCCTCGAGAACCTGTTCCGCAACGCGGTACAACACGCGACGACGGCGCCCGACGACGGTGACCCGTCGGTTCGCGTCCGCGTCGGCCCCCTCGATGGCGGGTTCTACGTCACGGACGACGGCCCCGGCATCCCGGAGACGGAGCGCCGGTCGGTGTTCGAGTCGGGGTACTCGACCGCCGAGTCCGGTACGGGCTTCGGGCTCGCCATCGTCAAGAACGTGGCCGAGGCCCACGGGTGGGACGTCTCGGTGACCGATGGCATCGACGGCGGTGCCCGGTTCGAGTTCACCGGCGTCGAGTTGCCCTGA
- a CDS encoding uracil-DNA glycosylase — protein sequence MDANQDDLANPFGMDEDCENCDLCGPRERVVHGYGDVGADFLFVGERPSADAEQAGVPFARDETFLSILRRLMLCRADSDPDEPELANVFVTYLTRCRDPERPPTDEEVATCEPYLNAEIRMINPEVIVPVGERALFEIATEYTTTPAERFDLQADHAERIRGRGFELVPMIHPADQAEDDTQTFVEAFASLMASDYRQTKGRRSR from the coding sequence GTGGACGCGAATCAAGACGACCTCGCCAACCCCTTCGGGATGGACGAGGACTGCGAGAACTGCGACCTCTGCGGCCCGCGCGAGCGCGTCGTCCACGGCTACGGCGACGTGGGCGCGGACTTCCTCTTCGTCGGCGAGCGCCCGTCGGCCGACGCCGAGCAGGCCGGCGTCCCGTTCGCCCGCGACGAGACCTTCCTCTCCATCCTCCGGCGGCTCATGCTCTGTCGGGCCGACAGCGACCCCGACGAGCCCGAACTCGCGAACGTGTTCGTGACCTACCTCACCCGGTGCCGGGACCCCGAACGTCCCCCGACCGACGAGGAGGTCGCCACCTGCGAGCCCTACCTCAACGCCGAGATCCGGATGATCAACCCGGAGGTCATCGTCCCCGTCGGCGAGCGCGCGCTGTTCGAGATCGCCACCGAGTACACGACGACCCCGGCCGAGCGCTTCGACCTGCAGGCGGACCACGCCGAGCGCATCCGCGGGCGCGGGTTCGAACTCGTGCCGATGATACACCCCGCCGACCAGGCCGAGGACGACACCCAGACCTTCGTCGAGGCGTTCGCATCGCTGATGGCCTCGGACTACCGCCAGACGAAGGGTCGCAGGAGTCGCTGA
- the citE gene encoding L-malyl-CoA/beta-methylmalyl-CoA lyase gives MTGLARTFQTAPAAVPRDNTAKYLDSALGAAGFEAPDWLVPDLEDGTAPDMKAEALENVVDRLPEHADDFPGEIWPRVQWAYDSEAAREQGREEIRRLVGEVGEYIDGVVVPKVGRLEDVKAAAGVVAEAEREFGFEDGAIGLSVIVETAQARSDLREISLFGSDSRLEGLVFGPVDYTAELGGRDIGSGRPRWDGLLEAMSNEASANDLVAIGGPFDHLFKERAGVTFYNADGYADQVEHEAQLGLDGSWSLYPKQTAQANRIHMPTTEELRRDVHKIEQFQEAKAGGTGAVTVDGQMVDEATFKNFVNTVETVREIDAAHPDQTSEMYDDTLLERALTVDTSWE, from the coding sequence ATGACAGGACTCGCACGCACTTTCCAGACCGCACCGGCCGCCGTCCCCCGCGACAACACGGCGAAGTATCTCGACTCCGCGCTCGGCGCGGCGGGCTTCGAAGCCCCCGACTGGCTCGTGCCCGACCTCGAGGACGGCACCGCGCCGGACATGAAGGCCGAGGCACTGGAGAACGTCGTCGACCGGCTCCCCGAGCACGCCGACGACTTCCCCGGCGAGATCTGGCCGCGCGTCCAGTGGGCCTACGACTCCGAGGCCGCCCGCGAGCAGGGCCGCGAGGAGATCCGCCGGCTCGTCGGCGAGGTCGGCGAGTACATCGACGGCGTGGTCGTCCCGAAGGTCGGCCGGCTCGAGGACGTGAAGGCGGCTGCCGGGGTCGTCGCCGAGGCCGAGCGCGAGTTCGGCTTCGAGGACGGCGCCATCGGGCTCTCGGTCATCGTCGAGACGGCTCAGGCGCGTTCCGACCTGCGTGAGATCTCGCTGTTCGGGAGCGATTCGCGCCTCGAAGGGCTGGTCTTCGGCCCGGTCGACTACACCGCCGAACTGGGGGGACGGGACATCGGCTCCGGCCGCCCGCGGTGGGACGGCCTGCTGGAGGCCATGTCGAACGAGGCGAGCGCGAACGACCTCGTCGCCATCGGCGGCCCCTTCGACCACCTGTTCAAGGAACGCGCCGGCGTCACGTTCTACAACGCCGACGGCTACGCCGACCAGGTCGAACACGAGGCCCAGCTCGGGCTCGACGGGTCGTGGTCGCTCTACCCCAAGCAGACTGCACAGGCCAACCGCATCCACATGCCGACCACCGAGGAACTCCGGCGCGACGTCCACAAGATAGAGCAGTTCCAGGAGGCCAAGGCGGGCGGGACCGGGGCGGTCACCGTCGACGGCCAGATGGTCGACGAGGCGACGTTCAAGAACTTCGTGAACACGGTCGAGACGGTCCGCGAGATCGACGCCGCCCACCCCGACCAGACGAGCGAGATGTACGACGACACCCTGCTGGAGCGTGCCCTCACCGTGGACACGTCCTGGGAGTAG
- a CDS encoding TRAM domain-containing protein — protein MESSDSAPVDIGDELVLEIEETGEEGDGIAHRQGFTIIVPGASLGERIEGRIRHLEADYAVAELVRHESGVD, from the coding sequence ATGGAGTCATCCGATTCAGCGCCGGTCGATATCGGCGACGAACTCGTCCTCGAGATCGAGGAGACGGGCGAGGAGGGCGACGGTATCGCACATCGACAGGGCTTCACCATCATCGTCCCCGGCGCGTCCCTCGGGGAGCGTATCGAGGGACGCATCCGCCATCTGGAGGCCGACTACGCGGTCGCGGAGCTGGTCCGCCACGAGAGCGGGGTCGACTGA
- a CDS encoding DUF2064 domain-containing protein, which yields MTLVVVLADPPREGLVLPRLAEETPLSAAEAADCYRAMLADTFRAAAESGGELLVNYRDEDRLPDEHTKEDGTAEAEVRAVAEDALGDIDDTRFEVQVGSTYDARVGNTVTHLLDREEHASVLVMDGNAPLAGRKDIDNASMKLRRYDVVLGPASDGRVWGSAFTDPIDFDGAFARPAVETLTDRACDADLEVDYIPNYETVETGDDLCSVVSVLRARQRAGRIVPPHTTEFVDDLGLAVVEEDGDLTLVRE from the coding sequence ATGACACTCGTGGTCGTCCTCGCCGACCCGCCACGCGAGGGCCTCGTGCTGCCCCGACTCGCCGAGGAGACGCCCCTGTCGGCCGCCGAGGCCGCCGACTGCTACCGGGCCATGCTCGCCGACACCTTCCGCGCCGCCGCCGAGAGTGGTGGCGAACTCCTGGTGAACTATCGCGACGAGGACCGCCTCCCCGACGAGCACACGAAGGAGGACGGCACCGCCGAGGCCGAGGTCCGCGCCGTCGCCGAAGACGCCCTCGGCGACATCGACGACACGCGCTTCGAGGTGCAGGTCGGCTCCACCTACGACGCCCGCGTCGGCAACACCGTCACGCACCTCCTCGACCGCGAGGAGCACGCGTCCGTGCTCGTCATGGACGGGAACGCTCCCCTCGCTGGCCGGAAGGACATCGACAACGCCTCGATGAAGCTCCGGCGCTACGACGTGGTCCTCGGACCCGCCAGCGACGGCCGCGTCTGGGGCAGCGCCTTCACCGACCCCATCGACTTCGACGGCGCGTTCGCCCGCCCGGCGGTCGAGACGCTCACCGACCGCGCCTGCGACGCCGACCTCGAGGTCGACTACATCCCGAACTACGAGACGGTCGAGACTGGGGACGACCTCTGCTCGGTCGTCTCGGTCCTGCGCGCCCGGCAGCGCGCCGGCCGCATCGTTCCGCCACACACCACCGAGTTCGTCGACGACCTCGGGCTGGCGGTGGTCGAGGAAGACGGCGACCTGACGCTCGTCCGGGAGTAG
- a CDS encoding M48 family metalloprotease — MSAATNTDRGLVVRMLLTLVVVAALPVVFLYGLLTVPFAVLSLLGRHQGAIVPAISPLVVAGVAAVALVIQYLVGPSLALRLGHARPADEDEYPRLHASVGRTAQQFGIPTPEVRVVDASAPNAFAVGRTPSDATIAVTEGLLDDLDDDELDAAVAHELAHVRNRDAALMSVAFLVPTVAFFVAKLVSTVFNGLGHFWIIPGDDDSGGFLVAIAAIVLSLLLMGLLAVVFWAAGFLSYRLLSRYREYAADRAAAEATGDPAALVSALTTIESGMERAPDRDLRDLDGGESALYIVPLSSEMVDEREEKTLVSPRVFPSSHPPTEERIERLREKL, encoded by the coding sequence ATGAGTGCGGCCACGAACACCGACCGCGGCCTCGTGGTCCGGATGCTGCTGACCCTCGTGGTCGTCGCCGCGCTCCCCGTGGTGTTCCTCTACGGCCTGCTGACGGTCCCCTTCGCGGTGCTGTCGCTGCTGGGTCGGCACCAGGGCGCCATCGTGCCGGCCATCTCCCCGCTGGTCGTGGCCGGGGTCGCCGCGGTCGCCCTCGTGATACAGTATCTCGTCGGCCCGTCGCTCGCGCTCCGCCTCGGCCACGCACGACCCGCCGACGAGGACGAGTACCCTCGCCTCCACGCCTCGGTGGGCCGCACCGCCCAGCAGTTCGGCATCCCGACGCCCGAGGTCCGGGTCGTCGACGCCAGCGCGCCGAACGCCTTCGCGGTCGGCCGTACCCCCTCGGACGCCACCATCGCGGTCACCGAGGGGCTGCTCGACGACCTCGACGACGACGAACTCGACGCCGCGGTCGCCCACGAACTCGCCCACGTCCGGAACCGCGACGCCGCACTGATGAGCGTCGCCTTCCTCGTCCCGACGGTCGCGTTCTTCGTCGCGAAACTCGTGAGTACCGTGTTCAACGGGCTCGGCCACTTCTGGATCATCCCCGGCGACGACGACTCCGGCGGCTTCCTCGTCGCCATCGCCGCCATCGTCCTCTCGCTACTGCTCATGGGCCTGCTCGCGGTCGTCTTCTGGGCCGCCGGCTTCCTGAGCTACCGGCTGCTCTCGCGCTACCGGGAGTACGCCGCCGACCGCGCCGCCGCCGAGGCGACGGGCGACCCGGCCGCGCTCGTGAGCGCCCTGACGACCATCGAGTCCGGGATGGAACGGGCGCCGGACCGCGACCTCCGCGACCTCGACGGTGGCGAGAGCGCGCTGTACATCGTGCCGCTGTCGTCGGAGATGGTCGACGAGCGCGAGGAGAAGACGCTGGTCAGTCCGAGGGTGTTCCCGTCGTCGCACCCGCCGACGGAGGAGCGCATCGAGCGACTCCGCGAGAAACTGTAG
- a CDS encoding Mrp/NBP35 family ATP-binding protein yields the protein MDADAILDRLRQVEDPALGDDIVSLGLVNEVEVTGDEVHISLALGAPYSPKETKMANEVREVLADTGLDVDLSAKTDTGLTGDEQVFPNVENVIAVASGKGGVGKSTMAVNIAAGLSDMGARVGLFDADVYGPNVPRMVDADEPPGATEDEQLVPPTKYGMKLMSMAFLVGEDDPVIWRGPMVHKVLTQLWEDVEWGHLDYMVIDLPPGTGDTQLTLLQTVPVTGSVIVTTPQEVALDDARKGLEMFGKHDTVVLGIAENMGSFKCPDCGGEHAIFGEGGGQKFADAHDMPFLGSVPLDPKVRTGGDEGKPVVLDHDSETGQAFRDITEAVADNIGFVKRQQHVDSR from the coding sequence ATGGACGCAGACGCGATCCTCGACCGGCTCCGGCAGGTCGAGGACCCGGCACTCGGCGACGACATCGTCTCGCTCGGACTGGTGAACGAGGTGGAGGTCACCGGCGACGAGGTCCACATCTCGCTGGCCCTCGGCGCCCCCTACTCGCCCAAGGAGACGAAGATGGCCAACGAGGTCCGCGAGGTCCTCGCCGACACCGGCCTCGACGTCGACCTCTCGGCGAAGACCGACACCGGGCTCACCGGCGACGAACAGGTGTTCCCGAACGTGGAGAACGTCATCGCGGTCGCCTCCGGCAAGGGCGGCGTCGGCAAGTCGACGATGGCGGTGAACATCGCGGCCGGCCTCTCGGACATGGGTGCCCGCGTCGGCCTGTTCGACGCCGACGTGTACGGCCCGAACGTCCCGCGGATGGTCGACGCCGACGAACCGCCGGGTGCGACCGAGGACGAGCAGCTCGTACCGCCGACGAAGTACGGGATGAAACTGATGTCGATGGCCTTCCTCGTCGGCGAGGACGACCCCGTCATCTGGCGCGGTCCGATGGTCCACAAGGTCCTCACCCAGCTCTGGGAGGACGTCGAGTGGGGCCACCTCGACTACATGGTCATCGACCTGCCGCCGGGCACCGGCGACACCCAGCTGACGCTCCTCCAGACCGTTCCAGTCACCGGGAGCGTCATCGTCACGACCCCGCAGGAGGTCGCCCTCGACGACGCCCGCAAGGGCCTGGAGATGTTCGGCAAGCACGACACCGTCGTCCTCGGAATCGCGGAGAACATGGGCTCGTTCAAGTGCCCGGACTGCGGCGGGGAACACGCCATCTTCGGTGAGGGCGGCGGCCAGAAGTTCGCCGACGCCCACGACATGCCGTTCCTCGGCTCGGTCCCGCTCGACCCGAAGGTCCGGACCGGCGGCGACGAGGGCAAACCCGTGGTGCTCGACCACGACAGCGAGACGGGCCAGGCCTTCCGCGACATCACCGAGGCCGTCGCGGACAACATCGGCTTCGTCAAGCGTCAGCAGCACGTCGACAGCCGATGA